In a single window of the Acinetobacter sp. CS-2 genome:
- a CDS encoding OmpA family protein, with protein MKQKLIMTCVASALLSLTACASLQNVDNKWCPPVEAAPAPVVVPPAPVQMERVELSADALFKFDRSTVADLLPEGRRQLDELASRISNGYVRIEQIRITGHTDRLGSESYNQRLGLARATTVKDYLMSQGVNVAMEVASAGESQPKTTNCVGNKATATLIACLQPDRRVEVDVTGVKKAE; from the coding sequence ATGAAACAAAAACTGATAATGACATGTGTGGCTTCAGCTTTGCTTAGTTTGACAGCGTGTGCCAGCCTGCAGAATGTTGATAATAAATGGTGTCCGCCGGTAGAAGCGGCTCCGGCACCAGTTGTGGTTCCACCAGCACCTGTACAGATGGAGCGTGTGGAACTGTCTGCGGATGCCCTATTTAAGTTCGACCGTTCCACTGTTGCGGATCTGTTACCTGAAGGACGCCGTCAGCTGGATGAACTGGCGAGCCGCATCAGTAATGGTTATGTACGGATTGAACAGATTCGTATTACTGGTCATACTGACCGTCTTGGTTCGGAAAGCTACAACCAGCGTCTCGGCCTGGCCCGGGCAACTACGGTCAAAGACTATTTGATGAGCCAAGGCGTGAATGTGGCGATGGAAGTGGCAAGTGCCGGTGAAAGTCAGCCTAAAACCACCAATTGTGTGGGTAATAAGGCAACTGCAACACTGATTGCCTGTTTGCAGCCGGATCGTCGGGTTGAAGTTGATGTCACTGGTGTGAAGAAAGCAGAATAG